One window from the genome of Andrena cerasifolii isolate SP2316 chromosome 3, iyAndCera1_principal, whole genome shotgun sequence encodes:
- the Sas-4 gene encoding spindle assembly abnormal 4 has translation MDLEASIVERLQKLRQWQLQQQERLLKHQQIQREMLTQEQDCICKALELSLQELDMDGSISRKNNSNESEGSTEINNKELSVYNNSWEKKSSIELMNDSESSVSQYTNDFECIIPQRSPAEKVVNIDSRTKERCKGKAMSDIKVRLTLPSPRREKDLEHFIVDGVAPLLPIETIINHSIDDIPIPSPKKDFHTLLEERLKDSETKPSERADDAPVNKVKQPFLRKGEGLNRFKLNRKLHVPAMKKRSRSASFSVNAHLDSKHSKGEPKYSHTTRSLKNTRPTKNPHHTAVSQKRLSLKDVPLPKSKVRSKSESSTSVTRLENGLSKVINVGDLNTSDFKSGTQKEMEEVRIFELLEEKAENSSFCSTSSTVLAFLQQSTPFKAKQKGHSTKDSIVNAKQPSPIIKRPEAQATLKSNQAYICTSNKNNDSYYNFASFVGQTALEQDAKENNKMDTDIKRQTLLRNQVQSVHSQGDSYDCSNVENNNEADVSLHVRFSEYNEYKTIGLTDTSSISTDSFLINNLSDEKVWNDTLTPEISDTETVSLPFEELRSPVIVDGSIQNNNCASKFEQCNMNKELSYEGNSLGNTRQENDFNCNEDTNQVAYNDESEYSDVSDQPPDDEQSALRENNKKNLTSQAFNAFYDTKESPKSLEKCDIRKADECLGNSNNVIVIEDQKDQEDAIFKSELLKSRLVELEQEINIFRKESTTLSIQRKKLQEDHRTLHKEFSEKEKILEENRKQAEDRLQEERKKLAREKTALESRMRDAQEKAQQSKLERQELQSLKQEIDKLRDEMHVKESRWNAAQSRHKCQMRVLKMENLKLKQEIERLQSLKKTNVRSKGKPGTYSNTKAIHQINKQLSAQGKETKKNHDNSSSDDNDRKLVEPTMKAADTADAQNIEEDRYNCVANNSVINEKLQKSQTSMVNIARKCNLYENLIKEATSEMFEVQEHLPTSENFGEANSELRDKLKNLNRRMNTLEDEAERTNRDSDVASSNRPNDNIPLRMENDYAQFISPTKMSLEDHNNKLPSISPDESSLNAHTKATSSSYQNSSKIDKQDIRQIQHPDGRIEYWYSNGNVKKIFPDQGLTKLIYYNGDVRETNTDGRVKYFYASTHTWHTTMPDGLEVLEFADGQVERRSQTGAVEVSFPDGSVRILDSDGSEKWTLPDGTLIQTFINGEKILTLPNGQQEIHTKDHKRREYPDGTVKLIYPDGTQETRYSNGRIRLKDRDGNLLMDSYQ, from the exons atggATCTAGAAGCATCTATAGTCGAACGTTTGCAAAAGTTAAGGCAATGGCAGTTGCAGCAACAAGAGCGATTATTGAAGCATCaacagatacagagagagatgTTAACTCAGGAGCAAGATTGCATATGTAAAGCATTGGAGCTATCGTTACAAGAGCTGGACATGGACGGAAGTAtatcgcgtaaaaataattcgaaCGAAAGCGAAGGAAGCACTGAGATTAATAATAAGGAGCTCTCTGTATATAATAACTCGTGGGAGAAGAAAAGCAGCATAGAACTTATGAATGATAGCGAATCGTCTGTTAGTCAATATACGAATGATTTTGAATGTATAATTCCTCAAAGATCTCCTGCGGAAAAAGTAGTTAATATTGATAGTCGTACAAAAGAGCGATGCAAAGGCAAGGCGATGTCTGACATAAAAGTAAGATTAACGTTACCTTCTCCGAGACGAGAAAAGGATTTAGAACACTTTATTGTAGACGGAGTAGCACCGTTGCTGCCTATTGAAACTATAATTAATCACAGCATCGACGATATACCAATTCCTTCTCCAAAGAAAGATTTTCATACGTTACTCGAAGAGAGATTAAAAGACTCTGAAACTAAGCCTTCCGAGAGAGCTGATGATGCTCCGGTAAATAAAGTGAAACAGCCGTTCCTAAGGAAAGGGGAGGGTTTGAATCGATTTAAGTTAAATCGGAAGTTGCACGTTCCTGCGATGAAAAAGAGATCGCGCAGTGCATCTTTCTCTGTTAATGCACATTTAGATTCAAAACATTCTAAGGGCGAACCTAAGTATAGTCATACTACTCGATCTCTGAAAAATACGCGGCCAACGAAGAATCCGCATCATACCGCTGTGTCGCAAAAACGTTTGTCTTTAAAAGACGTGCCATTACCGAAAAGCAAAGTTCGCAGCAAATCTGAGTCCAGTACTTCGGTTACTCGATTGGAGAACGGTCTTAGTAAAGTTATAAACGTAGGCGACTTAAATACCTCAGATTTCAAATCAGGAACACAAAAGGAAATGGAGGAAGTAAGGATATTCGAACTGTTAGAAGAGAAAGCAGAGAATTCTAGTTTCTGTTCCACGTCTAGCACAGTCCTTGCATTCCTACAACAATCGACACCGTTTAAAGCGAAGCAGAAAGGACACAGTACAAAAGACTCTATAGTTAATGCAAAACAACCGAGTCCAATAATTAAACGTCCTGAAGCACAGGCAACTTTAAAGTCTAATCAAGCTTACATATGTACTTCCAATAAAAACAACGATTCTTATTACAATTTCGCATCCTTTGTAGGCCAAACAGCTTTAGAACAAGATgctaaagaaaataataaaatggatACGGATATAAAAAGGCAAACTTTATTAAGGAATCAAGTTCAGTCTGTGCACAGTCAAGGGGACTCTTATGACTGTtctaatgtagaaaataataacgAAGCGGACGTTAGTCTTCACGTCAGATTCTCTGAATATAACGAGTACAAAACTATAGGATTAACAGATACATCGAGCATATCGACTGACTCGTTTCTAATAAACAATTTATCGGACGAAAAGGTTTGGAATGATACTTTAACTCCGGAAATATCCGATACGGAAACCGTGTCGCTACCATTTGAAGAACTACGATCGCCTGTGATAGTCGATGGTAGCATACAGAATAATAATTGCGCATCCAAATTTGAACAATGTAACATGAACAAAGAACTAAGTTACGAAGGAAACAGTCTTGGAAATACAAGGCAGGAGAATGATTTTAATTGCAATGAAGACACTAATCAAGTTGCTTATAACGATGAATCAGAATACTCAGATGTTAGCGATCAACCTCCCGACGATGAACAGAGTGCTTTACGcgaaaacaataaaaagaatttaacatCGCAGGCCTTTAATGCGTTTTATGATACTAAAGAGTCCCCAAAGAGTTTGGAGAAATGTGACATTCGAAAAGCTGATGAGTGTCTAGGTAATTCTAACAATGTGATTGTAATTGAAGATCAGAAAGATCAGGAGGACGCTATTTTTAAGTCGGAACTTTTAAAAAGCCGTTTAGTAGAGCTCGAGCAGGAGATTAATATATTTCGCAAGGAAAGCACAACTTTATCTATTCAGCGCAAGAAGCTACAAGAAGATCATAGAACCTTGCACAAAGAGTTTTCGGAGAAAGAGAAAATCTTGGAGGAGAATCGAAAACAGGCGGAAGATCGTTTGCAAGAAGAGAGGAAGAAGCTGGCACGTGAAAAGACTGCATTGGAAAGTAGGATGCGAGATGCGCAAGAAAAAGCTCAACAAAGCAAATTGGAGAGGCAAGAGCTACAAAGTTTGAAGCAGGAAATAGATAAATTAAGGGACGAAATGCATGTAAAGGAAAGTAGATGGAATGCTGCACAATCCAGGCATAAGTGCCAGATGAGAGTGTTAAAAatggagaatttaaaattaaagcaaGAGATTGAGAGATTGCAAAGTTTGAAGAAAACTAATGTTAGAAGTAAAGGTAAACCTGGAACTTATTCGAACACTAAAGCGATTCATCAAATTAATAAACAGCTTAGCGCGCAGGGTAAGGAGACTAAAAAGAATCATGATAATTCGTCATCGGACGATAACGATCGGAAATTGGTAGAACCAACGATGAAAGCAGCTGATACGGCTGACGCTCAGAATATAGAAGAAGATAGATATAACTGCGTTGCTAATAATAGTGTTATTAATGAGAAATTACAAAAGTCTCAGACAAGTATGGTAAATATTGCTAGGAAATgtaatttatatgaaaatctAATTAAAGAAGCGACATCGGAAATGTTTGAAGTTCAAGAACACCTGCCTACTTCAGAAAATTTCGGCGAGGCTAATTCCGAGTTGCGGgataaattgaaaaacttaaacaGGAGGATGAATACATTGGAAGATGAAGCTGAAAGAACAAATAGAGATTCCGATGTTGCGTCTAGCAATCGTCCAAACGATAATATTCCGTTACGCATGGAAAATGATTATGCGCAATTTATATCTCCCACTAAAATGTCTCTTGAAGATCACAATAACAAACTGCCATCGATATCACCAGATGAATCGTCGTTAAATGCACATACGAAAGCGACATCCTCGTCTTATCAGAATAGTTCTAAGATCGATAAGCAGGACATAAGGCAGATTCAACATCCTGATGGGCGTATAGAATATTGGTATTCAAATGGAAATGTTAAGAAGATCTTCCCGGATCAAGGTCTGACTAAGCTAATATATTATAATGGAGATGTTCGTGAAACTAATACAGATGGAAGAGTAAAATATTTCTACGCGTCGACTCATACGTGGCATACAACAATGCCCGATGGCTTagaagttttagaatttgctGA TGGTCAAGTAGAGAGGCGATCGCAGACTGGTGCAGTGGAAGTATCATTTCCGGATGGTTCGGTAAGAATCCTAGACTCGGATGGCTCTGAAAAGTGGACACTGCCGGACGGAACATTGATTCAAACTTTTATCAATGGAGAAAAGATCCTTACTTTACCAAACGGGCAACAAGAAATCCATACTAAAGATCATAAA AGACGAGAATATCCTGATGGCACTGTTAAACTGATCTATCCCGATGGTACTCAAGAAACACGGTATTCGAATGGTAGAATACGCCTTAAAGATAGGGATGGTAATCTTTTAATGGACTCGTATCAGTAA
- the LOC143366850 gene encoding serine/threonine-protein phosphatase Pgam5, mitochondrial isoform X2, whose product MLIIDKEFGDTYHLSLQMRSNESLKYPRDPKSLVKPIKIQSESDENMYNKELATKKSKAIRHIILIRHGQYNLGGKVDTERTLTDLGRQQADATGKRLQELGFPYSMIVRSTMTRAQQTAKIIEGSLKNIAVEDDSFLTEGVPIPPEPPIGHWKSEIHFYEDGPRIEAAFRKYFHRADHSQEKDSYTILVCHANVIRYFVCRALQFPPEGWLRLCLNHASITWISIHPSGRVALLTYGDTGHMKPQLISSS is encoded by the exons atGTTGATTATAGATAAAGAATTCGGGGATACATATCATTTATCGCTTCAAATGAGAAGTAATGAGTCTCTTAAATATCC ACGAGATCCAAAAAGCTTAGTAAAACCGATTAAAATTCAATCCGAATCCGACGAAAATATGTACAACAAAGAGTTAGCTACAAAGAAATCAAAAGCCATTCGTCATATAATTTTGATTCGCCATGGGCAGTACAATCTTGGGGGCAAAGTAGATACCGAGAGGACGCTTACAGATCTCG GTAGGCAACAGGCAGATGCAACAGGGAAAAGATTGCAAGAGCTAGGTTTTCCATATTCTATGATTGTAAGATCGACAATGACTCGAGCTCAACAGACAGCTAAAATTATAGAAGGAAGCCTTAAAAATATAGCTGTGGAAGATGATTCGTTCCTTACCGAAGGTGTACCTATACCGCCTGAACCGCCAATTGGACACTGGAAGTCCGAAATACAT ttttACGAGGACGGGCCTAGAATAGAAGCtgcatttagaaaatatttccaTCGTGCTGACCATAGCCAAGAGAAAGACTCTTACACTATTCTTGTGTGCCATGCAAATGTTATTAGATACTTTGTGTGCCG AGCACTGCAATTTCCACCCGAAGGCTGGTTACGCCTATGTTTAAATCATGCAAGTATTACGTGGATTTCTATTCATCCTAGCGGTAGAGTAGCATTATTAACTTACGGCGATACTGGGCACATGAAGCCCCAGTTAATTTCATCTAGCTAA
- the LOC143366850 gene encoding serine/threonine-protein phosphatase Pgam5, mitochondrial isoform X1: MSTSSSFKKWATGLGALSGAALFYLNGYGNKESLKVHNSWTTNTTPSVKWDHNWDRRDPKSLVKPIKIQSESDENMYNKELATKKSKAIRHIILIRHGQYNLGGKVDTERTLTDLGRQQADATGKRLQELGFPYSMIVRSTMTRAQQTAKIIEGSLKNIAVEDDSFLTEGVPIPPEPPIGHWKSEIHFYEDGPRIEAAFRKYFHRADHSQEKDSYTILVCHANVIRYFVCRALQFPPEGWLRLCLNHASITWISIHPSGRVALLTYGDTGHMKPQLISSS, encoded by the exons ATGTCTACGAgttcaagttttaaaaaatgggCCACCGGACTTGGTGCATTAAGTGGTGCAGCATTATTTTATTTGAATGGCTATGGTAATAAAGAATCTCTAAAGGTCCACAATTCCTGGACGACCAATACTACACCGTCAGTCAAATGGGACCATAATTGGGATAG ACGAGATCCAAAAAGCTTAGTAAAACCGATTAAAATTCAATCCGAATCCGACGAAAATATGTACAACAAAGAGTTAGCTACAAAGAAATCAAAAGCCATTCGTCATATAATTTTGATTCGCCATGGGCAGTACAATCTTGGGGGCAAAGTAGATACCGAGAGGACGCTTACAGATCTCG GTAGGCAACAGGCAGATGCAACAGGGAAAAGATTGCAAGAGCTAGGTTTTCCATATTCTATGATTGTAAGATCGACAATGACTCGAGCTCAACAGACAGCTAAAATTATAGAAGGAAGCCTTAAAAATATAGCTGTGGAAGATGATTCGTTCCTTACCGAAGGTGTACCTATACCGCCTGAACCGCCAATTGGACACTGGAAGTCCGAAATACAT ttttACGAGGACGGGCCTAGAATAGAAGCtgcatttagaaaatatttccaTCGTGCTGACCATAGCCAAGAGAAAGACTCTTACACTATTCTTGTGTGCCATGCAAATGTTATTAGATACTTTGTGTGCCG AGCACTGCAATTTCCACCCGAAGGCTGGTTACGCCTATGTTTAAATCATGCAAGTATTACGTGGATTTCTATTCATCCTAGCGGTAGAGTAGCATTATTAACTTACGGCGATACTGGGCACATGAAGCCCCAGTTAATTTCATCTAGCTAA
- the LOC143366861 gene encoding uncharacterized protein LOC143366861 — protein MSGSKEGKQYGLILPKKQQPVPPRPTNIFADDNDSDEEDGTDWVKKALKAEGEKNKIKKQTKLNMQKALQEDPTIYQYDEVYDNMERTKTQLREAKNEKKRPKYIENLLKAAERRKKEQEYRIERMVQKEREAEGSMFADKESFVTSAYRAKLEEFKKMEEEESRMDNLEAIADVKKQQDMSGFYRHLYEQTIKDPEESEKVDNTSENKADLLDEVGTVNNEESTTTPNEEPITSKKAKTVRQYRQRVIEEESDTDTEIQEPVESTTNASLSETREDVEKDIVEPDNKKPETEDSESNTTHNEVATENASATKNSESVPENGENNEKSEDEINKLKVTAKAKIEAEKRERSKIWEKRTVGPTFEAALQRYYERKAMRLSGA, from the exons ATGTCTGGCAGTAAAGAGGGAAAACA GTACGGTTTAATTTTACCTAAGAAACAGCAACCAGTGCCCCCAAGGCCTACTAATATATTTGCAGACGACAATGATTCGGACGAAGAAGACGGTACTGACTGGGTTAAAAAGGCTCTCAAGGCAGAAggggagaaaaataaaattaaaaagcagACCAAATTAAATATGCAGAAAGCGTTACAGGAAGACCCAACGATATATCAGTACGACGAAGTGTACGATAACATGGAACGTACGAAAACCCAATTAAGAGAGGCaaaaaatgagaagaaaagACCAAAGTATATCGAGAATCTTTTGAAAGCTGCGGAACGAAGGAAAAAAGAGCAAGAATATAGAATAGAGAGAATGGTGCAGAAAGAACGAGAAGCGGAGGGGTCAATGTTCGCGGACAAAGAGAGTTTTGTCACCTCCGCTTACAGGGCAAAATTGGAAGAATTCAAGAAAATGGAAGAAGAGGAATCTAGGATGGATAACTTGGAAGCTATCGCAGATGTTAAAAAACAGCAGGATATGTCTGGGTTCTACAGACATTTGTACGAACAGACTATTAAAGACCCCGAAGAGTCTGAGAAGGTGGATAATACGAGTGAAAATAAAGCTGATTTACTTGATGAAGTAGGAACTGTAAATAACGAAGAAAGTACAACCACGCCGAATGAAGAACCAATTACGAGTAAGAAAGCAAAAACAGTAAGACAGTATAGACAAAGAGTAATAGAAGAAGAAAGCGATACGGATACAGAAATTCAAGAGCCAGTTGAGAGTACAACGAATGCTTCTCTGTCTGAAACACGCGAAGATGTTGAGAAAGATATAGTAGAGCCTGACAATAAAAAACCAGAAACTGAAGATTCAGAATCCAATACGACACATAATGAAGTTGCAACGGAAAATGCCTCGGCTACAAAGAATAGCGAAAGTGTACCAGAGAATGGTGAGAACAATGAGAAGAGTGAGgatgaaataaataaacttaaagttacTGCAAAAGCGAAAATAGAAGCAGAAAAGAGGGAGAGGTCGAAAATCTGGGAGAAGAGAACAGTTGGGCCTACATTTGAAGCAGCGTTACAGAGATATTATGAGAGAAAAGCTATGAGATTATCTGGTGCATAA